CGACGATGGCGCCCGCTTCGCCCTCGATGCCCTCGATCAGGCCCCGCCGCCGGCGCTGGATATCGACCTCGTGCTGGCCCTGCCGCGCCCGCGCATGCTGGCGCGTTCGCTGGAGCACGTCACGGCCCTTGGCGTGAAGCGCATCACCCTGCTGCACACCCGACGAGTAGAGAAGAGCTACTGGCAATCGCCCGAGCTGTCCGCAGAGAAGATCCACCAGCACCTGGTGCTGGGCCTTGAGCAGGCCCGCGACACGGTGATGCCCGAGGTGGAGCTGGAAACCCACTTCAAGCCCTTCGTCGAGGATCGCTTAGCGGCAAGGCTCAATGAACGCAGCGGGCTGCTGGCCCATCCCGGCATGGAAGCGGCCTGCCCTCGCGGACTCAATGCCCCGGCGAGCCTGGTGGTGGGCCCCGAGGGCGGTTTCATTCCCTATGAGGTAGAGGCGCTATTGGTGGCCGGCTGCCAGGGCATTCACCTGGGCAGCCGGATCCTGCGGGTCGAGACGGCCGTCATCGCCCTGCTGGCGCGACTCGGCTAGCCAACCTCACTGCTGCAAGCGCTCGAGCAGCGATACCGTGGCGAAGCCATCAGGCGTCAGACCCTGAGCCGCCTGAAAGGCCCGCAGCCCGGCGCGGGTGTTGGGGCCCATGATGCCGTCCGGCGTCCCTGTGGCGAAGCCACGAGCGTTCAGCGAGCGCTGCAGCTCGCGGACCTGCGCCCTGGAAAGCGGCGTTTCCTGGCGCGGCCAGTCGGCGCGAATGCCAGGCTCTCCCGCCACCCGGCGCGAAAGGGTGCCCACCGCCAGCGCATAGCTGGTGGCGTTGTTGTAGCGAAGGATGGCGCGATAGTTGCCGCCAACCAGGAAGGCGGGGCCACGAGCGCCGGCAGGCGTGAGGATCGATGCCTTGCCAAGCGCCGGCAGCGCCTCGCCGTCTGTCGCGCGCACGCCCTGTGCCGCCCAGGCCTGGCTTGAGCGCCGCGTGGCCAGCTCGGTCTGGGAATAATCGAAATCCGCAGGCAGGCGCACCTCGACACCCCAGGGCTCGCCGGCCTGCCAGCCGGCTCGCGCGAGGTAGTTGGCGGTGGAGGCCATGACGTCGGGAATGCTGCCCCAGATGTCGCGGCGGCCATCACCGTCGCCGTCCTCGGCATAGGCGAGGAAGCTAGACGGCAGGAACTGGGTATGCCCCATGGCTCCGGCCCAACTACCGATCATGCGATCCGGGGCGATATCGCCGTTCTGGATGATCTTGAGCGCAGCGATCAGCTCGTCATGGGCGAAGTCGCGGCGGCGGCCATCGAAGGCCAGGGTCGCTAGGGAATTCAGCGTCGAGAAACTGCCGAAGTTGCTGCCGTAGTTGCTTTCCACCCCCCATATCGCCACCAGCACCTCCGCCGGCACACCGTAGCGACTGGCCATACGCTCCGCCGTGGCACGATGCTCGGCTAGGCGCTTGCGGCCGTTGGTCACCCGGGTCGATGAAACGGCCGTGTCCAGGTACTGCCAGATAGGGCGCACGAACTCGGGCTGGGCGCGATCGTACTCGAGGATCTTGGGTTGGAAGCGAACATCGGCCAGGGCCCGATCGAGCGTCGACTCGGCAATGCCCTTGGCCCGTGCTTCGCGGCGGAAATCGGCGAGCCAGGCCTCGAAAGACGCCGGCGACTCGGCCTGCGCGTTAACGTCCTGTCTGCTATCGTCGGCCGGTGCCGTCGCCTGATCAGTTGCCTGGGACGAAGATGTTGCCGAGGCTTGGCTCTGGGCTTGGCTGACCTGACTGCTCTGGCAGCCGACCAGGGTGCTCAACAGCAGCGAGCATACGAGGATCCTGCGCATGGCGGGGTGATACTCCATCATCACGAATAAAGGAGAGCATCATCGCGCAGATCGATCCAGGCCACCAGCCTTCCCGCCGCGCCAGCCAGCGGTATCGCTACAGAAGCTGCCAAAACCGAAGGATCACAGCCAAGTGGCAGGCGACCACCACCACGGTCAGCACATTGCGCAGCCCTCGATACCACTCGGGCAGCCCAACACTGCCAGTCGCACTCGCCTCATAGCCGCGCACCGCGATATAGCCGAGCATCAGCAGCGCGGTGCCCGGCGCCCCGCCCCACAGCAAGGCCGGCCAGGCCATCAGGCTGGGCGCCATGCTCAGCATGACACGGCCGCGAAATGCCGGGCTCTTCGGTGCATCTCGGCCCATGGCGAGCCCCCAGTGGATGCCGCCGAGAAAGGACAGTATCACCGCGCTGTAATAGACAAAGGCCTGTATGGCGAAGACCGACCAAGCCCCTGGCGCCCACCAAGCGCCCAGGGCCGTGGCCACAAAGGGCAGCAGCCCGGCCAGGCCCAGCATGACGGGTAGACGACGATCATCAGATAGGGACAGTACGTGCATCACGTCTCCCTGGCAGCGTCGAAAGGAGGAGTGTCTACAGTGGCAGAATCAACAAGAGATGAGTCGCCAGTAGAGGATGGCAGCGCCATCAAGGCGTCGCCCCAGGCATCGGGGATGACACAGGGTGCAGGGAAGGCGTCGGGGGCCGCGCGCCAGGGCTGATGGCGAGCCTCACCTTCGGCCAGACGCTCAAGCTCGGGTCGCCAATGGCTCACATAGTCGCCGGCCGGGTCGTAGTGCTGCGCTTGCCAGAGCACATTGAAATAGCGCCCGCGGCTCGCCTCTCGTCCGACGCCGGCCACATACCCCCAGTTGCCCCAGTTGCTGGCGACGTCGAAGTCGATCAGGCAGTGCTCGAACCAAGCCGCGCCCAGGCGCCAGTCGATGCCTAGGTCATGCACCAGGAAGCTGGCCACATTCTGGCGCATCCGGTTGGACTGCCAGCCGGTGGACGCAAGCTCGCGCATGCCAGCATCGATGAAAGGCACGCCGGTCTCGCCGCGACACCAGTCGTGAAAGGCCGGTGGCGGTTCGGGCAACGTCCGAGGGCCAAAGAGCAAGCCCCCTTCCTTTCGAGCGACCCAGTGAAAGTACTCCCGCCACATGAGCTCGAAGATCACCCAATAGCTCGACTCACAGGCGCCATGGTCAAGCTCCCAT
Above is a window of Halomonas sp. I5-271120 DNA encoding:
- a CDS encoding lytic murein transglycosylase, with the translated sequence MRRILVCSLLLSTLVGCQSSQVSQAQSQASATSSSQATDQATAPADDSRQDVNAQAESPASFEAWLADFRREARAKGIAESTLDRALADVRFQPKILEYDRAQPEFVRPIWQYLDTAVSSTRVTNGRKRLAEHRATAERMASRYGVPAEVLVAIWGVESNYGSNFGSFSTLNSLATLAFDGRRRDFAHDELIAALKIIQNGDIAPDRMIGSWAGAMGHTQFLPSSFLAYAEDGDGDGRRDIWGSIPDVMASTANYLARAGWQAGEPWGVEVRLPADFDYSQTELATRRSSQAWAAQGVRATDGEALPALGKASILTPAGARGPAFLVGGNYRAILRYNNATSYALAVGTLSRRVAGEPGIRADWPRQETPLSRAQVRELQRSLNARGFATGTPDGIMGPNTRAGLRAFQAAQGLTPDGFATVSLLERLQQ
- a CDS encoding DUF3429 domain-containing protein — encoded protein: MHVLSLSDDRRLPVMLGLAGLLPFVATALGAWWAPGAWSVFAIQAFVYYSAVILSFLGGIHWGLAMGRDAPKSPAFRGRVMLSMAPSLMAWPALLWGGAPGTALLMLGYIAVRGYEASATGSVGLPEWYRGLRNVLTVVVVACHLAVILRFWQLL
- a CDS encoding 16S rRNA (uracil(1498)-N(3))-methyltransferase; protein product: MNLILLDPADLTDDHHAWVRDPRRLRHLQEVHRAHPGDELTLGVSGGAIGHGRLVTLDDDGARFALDALDQAPPPALDIDLVLALPRPRMLARSLEHVTALGVKRITLLHTRRVEKSYWQSPELSAEKIHQHLVLGLEQARDTVMPEVELETHFKPFVEDRLAARLNERSGLLAHPGMEAACPRGLNAPASLVVGPEGGFIPYEVEALLVAGCQGIHLGSRILRVETAVIALLARLG